A stretch of the Planktothricoides raciborskii GIHE-MW2 genome encodes the following:
- a CDS encoding response regulator: protein MLIVPFVLQIFVIVALVGYFSWRNGQKTVSNFALQLSTQVTKRIDLHLENYLNTPHLFHKINAATVSNGILDVEDLLILQKQLWSEIQLSNAIEYIYFADDEGNFMGVQKYLDGRTVVKFRDWYSAPNREIYLLDNQGNRQEFIKSSEYDPRTRPWYQETIKAQAPTWSSIYISADLGMLQITPAIPVYDANNQLRGVFGINLMLSQISEFLNTLEVSKSGEAFIIERNGDLVASSTPEPPFITTTGEPERLNALNSQEPAIKLTMQQLLKEGISLEEINSSQKLILKVNGQKQLVRVSPIQDNKGLNWLIVVVIPEADFMEYINTNTRTTIALCVVALLVAFLFCLQTSRWIVKPILRLKNAAKHLADGEWDQKLPITRADELGELAKSFNKMAEELKASFMTLESKNEQLQRLDKLKDEFLANTSHELRTPLNGMIGIAESMIDGATGELSELQKQNLLLIAQSGHRLANLVNDILDFSKLQHNNIELQLKPVGLRAIAEVVLTLSQSLIKGKNLRLINRIPQEFPAAFADENRLQQILYNLVGNGIKFSESGTVEVSAALKTGNGEPATTNNQQPITNNQQPIANNQQIMITVADTGIGIPEDKLDKIFESFEQGDGSTAREYGGTGLGLAVTKQLVELHGGTISVESTVGKGSRFTFTLAIAAGSGAGSEAIASAPTSLKEDRILSWEKSASAAIEKVSLGLVNSQENTHQPETYPEILHNNLHNKFSSNEELDRFKVLIVDDEPVNLQVLINYLSLQNYSITQASNGQEALNLVANGFKPDLILLDVMMPKMTGYEVCEKLREHFPASELPVLMLTAKNQISDMVEGFQNGANDYLSKPISKNELIARIKTHMKLAKINIAYGRFVPHEFLRLLQKESILEVKLGDQSKKEMSILFSDIRDFTSLSEQMSPEETFQFINDYLSCMEPAILENNGFIDKYIGDAIMALFSQSADDAVKAGISMLNRLEEYNQNRIQAGKMPIKIGIGINTGDLMLGTVGGKDRMDGTVISDAVNLASRLEGLTKNYRVSLLISNQTFLKLANPNDYAIRLLDRVQVKGKSEMVTVFEVFDADPPEVKTAKLLTQTAFEQAILLYHQQLYREAAELLEDCLSKNPGDRVIEIYLERTQQLANMR from the coding sequence ATGCTAATCGTGCCATTTGTGCTGCAAATTTTTGTTATAGTGGCACTGGTTGGCTACTTTTCCTGGCGCAACGGTCAAAAAACCGTCAGTAATTTTGCTCTCCAGTTAAGCACCCAAGTCACGAAACGGATCGATCTGCATTTAGAGAATTACTTGAATACCCCTCACTTATTCCACAAAATCAATGCAGCCACCGTGAGTAATGGCATTTTAGATGTAGAAGATTTGTTAATCTTACAAAAGCAGTTATGGTCAGAAATCCAGCTTTCCAATGCCATAGAATATATATATTTTGCCGATGATGAGGGCAACTTTATGGGAGTGCAAAAATATCTCGATGGCCGAACCGTGGTCAAATTTAGAGATTGGTATAGCGCTCCCAACCGCGAAATTTATTTACTCGATAATCAAGGAAATCGCCAAGAATTTATCAAATCCAGCGAATACGATCCGCGAACTAGACCGTGGTATCAAGAAACAATTAAAGCCCAAGCCCCTACCTGGAGTTCTATTTATATCTCGGCGGATTTGGGAATGTTACAAATTACCCCAGCGATTCCTGTTTATGATGCTAACAATCAACTGCGAGGAGTGTTTGGCATCAATTTAATGCTTTCTCAAATTAGTGAATTTCTCAACACCTTAGAAGTTAGTAAATCTGGGGAAGCTTTCATTATCGAAAGAAACGGAGATTTGGTGGCCAGTTCCACTCCAGAACCTCCGTTTATCACAACCACAGGAGAACCGGAACGACTGAATGCGCTGAATAGTCAGGAACCAGCCATTAAATTGACAATGCAGCAGCTTTTAAAAGAAGGGATCAGTCTGGAGGAAATTAACAGTTCGCAAAAGCTAATCCTTAAAGTCAATGGGCAAAAACAACTGGTTAGAGTCTCACCGATTCAAGACAATAAAGGCTTAAATTGGCTGATTGTGGTGGTGATTCCTGAAGCGGATTTTATGGAATATATCAACACGAATACTCGCACCACGATCGCCTTATGTGTTGTGGCGTTACTGGTAGCATTTTTATTCTGTTTACAGACCTCGCGGTGGATTGTCAAACCAATTTTGCGCCTGAAGAATGCGGCGAAACATCTAGCGGATGGAGAATGGGATCAAAAATTACCCATTACCCGCGCTGATGAACTCGGTGAACTGGCTAAATCTTTTAATAAGATGGCAGAAGAGTTAAAAGCTTCATTTATGACTTTAGAGTCTAAAAATGAGCAATTACAACGCTTAGATAAATTGAAGGATGAGTTTTTAGCCAATACTTCTCACGAACTCCGCACCCCACTGAACGGCATGATTGGCATTGCGGAATCGATGATTGATGGGGCAACGGGAGAATTGTCAGAACTGCAAAAGCAAAATCTTTTATTGATTGCCCAAAGTGGACACAGACTGGCTAATTTGGTGAATGATATTCTGGATTTTTCCAAGTTACAACATAATAATATTGAACTGCAACTAAAGCCCGTCGGACTGCGAGCGATCGCCGAAGTAGTGCTGACCTTAAGCCAATCTCTGATTAAGGGAAAAAATCTCCGGTTGATTAACCGGATTCCCCAGGAATTTCCCGCCGCTTTTGCCGATGAAAATCGCTTACAACAGATTCTTTATAATCTGGTGGGCAATGGCATTAAATTTTCTGAAAGTGGCACCGTTGAAGTTTCCGCCGCATTAAAAACCGGGAACGGGGAACCGGCAACAACCAATAACCAACAACCAATAACCAACAACCAACAACCAATAGCCAACAACCAACAAATTATGATTACGGTTGCGGATACGGGAATTGGCATTCCAGAGGATAAATTAGACAAAATTTTTGAATCCTTTGAACAAGGAGATGGGTCAACCGCTAGAGAATATGGAGGGACAGGTTTAGGGTTAGCGGTGACTAAACAATTAGTGGAGTTACACGGGGGAACTATTTCCGTAGAATCAACGGTTGGCAAAGGGTCAAGGTTTACTTTTACCTTGGCGATCGCGGCAGGATCAGGGGCAGGATCAGAGGCGATCGCATCAGCGCCAACGTCTCTCAAAGAAGACCGGATTTTATCTTGGGAAAAGTCCGCCAGTGCAGCGATAGAAAAAGTGTCTTTGGGCTTAGTCAATTCCCAGGAAAACACCCATCAACCGGAAACATATCCAGAAATTTTGCATAATAATTTGCATAATAAATTTTCCTCAAATGAAGAATTAGATCGATTTAAAGTGTTGATCGTCGATGATGAACCCGTCAACCTTCAGGTATTGATCAATTACCTATCTTTACAAAACTATTCCATTACCCAAGCTTCTAATGGACAAGAAGCTTTAAACCTAGTGGCAAACGGGTTTAAACCTGACCTGATTTTATTAGACGTGATGATGCCCAAAATGACCGGGTATGAAGTTTGTGAAAAACTCCGTGAGCATTTCCCAGCGTCAGAACTGCCGGTTTTGATGCTGACGGCGAAAAATCAAATCTCTGACATGGTAGAAGGCTTTCAAAATGGGGCAAACGATTACCTGAGTAAACCGATTTCTAAAAATGAATTAATTGCTAGAATTAAAACTCACATGAAATTGGCCAAGATTAACATTGCCTATGGTCGCTTTGTTCCCCATGAGTTTCTACGCTTGTTACAAAAAGAGAGTATTCTGGAGGTCAAACTGGGCGATCAATCTAAAAAAGAAATGTCAATCTTATTCTCGGACATTAGAGATTTTACCTCTCTGAGCGAACAAATGAGTCCAGAAGAAACCTTTCAATTTATTAATGATTACTTATCCTGTATGGAACCAGCCATTCTGGAAAATAATGGCTTTATTGACAAATATATTGGCGATGCGATTATGGCCTTGTTTAGTCAGAGTGCCGATGATGCGGTGAAAGCGGGTATTTCTATGTTAAATCGATTAGAGGAATATAATCAAAATCGCATCCAAGCTGGGAAAATGCCGATTAAAATTGGGATTGGCATTAATACAGGAGATTTGATGCTTGGCACCGTTGGGGGGAAAGATCGCATGGATGGGACGGTGATTAGTGACGCAGTGAATTTAGCCTCTCGTTTAGAAGGCTTGACCAAAAATTATCGCGTGTCCTTGTTAATTTCTAACCAAACTTTTTTAAAGTTAGCAAATCCCAATGATTATGCGATTCGGTTGCTGGATCGAGTGCAGGTGAAAGGGAAATCAGAAATGGTGACGGTTTTTGAAGTATTTGATGCGGATCCCCCAGAAGTGAAAACCGCCAAGTTACTGACCCAAACCGCTTTTGAACAAGCGATATTGTTGTATCATCAACAACTATATCGAGAAGCGGCTGAATTGTTAGAGGATTGTTTAAGCAAAAATCCCGGCGATCGCGTCATAGAAATTTATTTAGAACGAACTCAGCAACTCGCGAATATGAGGTAA
- a CDS encoding CHASE2 domain-containing protein has product MWQRIGGLFQQWKKTLIIGPTVASLIILGDCKGSFQLLEWATLDQFFRLRPLEQPDSRLAIVSIEQSDINHLGTWPIPDAILADLIEKINQQSPRAIGLLMYRDIPIDPGDDQLIDIYKNTPTLMGIEKVVGETIPAPSWLAEKGQVGISDVMLDADGKLRRALISVQLDSGVVKENIAVKLALKYLASEGIFLTPIAEESDAFQLGKSVLTPLNENNGAYIGTDFGGYQILLNYRGLIERFKVVSLTDVLQNKSELEKKEIFRDRIVLIGATSPRFGEMFSTPYQPYLLGTDSRVPGIVIQANLTSQIISAALDGRPMIRVWSKQQKWLWIIFWSFLGAIAAAHLGEIKPISLRSFRWELFPILLGIGSLFGISYSAFLWGWWLPVISPLTGFISAAIALIAYQHYQLSHLASIDSLTQLANRGYFDRYLNSFSDSCGKKAHLALILCDVDCFKLFNDTYGHQAGDDCLRQVAKAITQAVRRTDIVARYGGEEFVVILPNTNAETAAQVAERIRLQVRKLEIPHAHNKAFQYVTLSCGVASTLINADFSPAALINTADQALYQAKEQGRDRVLYALN; this is encoded by the coding sequence ATGTGGCAACGGATCGGAGGATTGTTTCAGCAATGGAAAAAAACACTAATCATTGGCCCAACGGTGGCATCTTTGATTATTCTGGGTGATTGCAAAGGCTCGTTTCAACTGCTAGAGTGGGCAACTTTAGATCAATTTTTTCGGCTACGTCCCCTGGAACAACCCGATTCCCGCTTGGCGATTGTTTCCATCGAGCAATCAGATATTAATCATTTGGGGACATGGCCAATACCTGATGCTATTTTAGCAGATTTAATTGAAAAAATAAATCAACAAAGTCCCCGGGCAATTGGATTATTAATGTATCGAGATATACCCATAGACCCCGGAGATGACCAATTAATTGATATTTATAAAAATACTCCTACTTTAATGGGAATTGAAAAAGTAGTAGGAGAAACGATTCCTGCCCCTTCTTGGCTGGCAGAAAAAGGGCAAGTGGGCATCAGTGATGTAATGTTAGATGCTGATGGGAAACTGCGCCGTGCCTTAATCTCTGTGCAACTAGATTCTGGGGTAGTCAAAGAGAATATAGCGGTTAAATTAGCCTTAAAATATTTAGCATCTGAGGGAATTTTTCTCACTCCCATTGCCGAAGAAAGCGATGCTTTCCAGTTGGGAAAAAGCGTGTTAACCCCTTTAAATGAAAACAATGGAGCCTATATCGGCACAGATTTTGGCGGCTATCAGATTTTATTAAACTATCGCGGCTTAATCGAGCGGTTTAAAGTAGTTTCCCTGACCGATGTGCTGCAAAATAAATCAGAATTAGAAAAAAAAGAAATTTTTCGCGATCGCATTGTCTTAATTGGGGCGACTTCTCCCCGGTTTGGCGAAATGTTTTCCACTCCTTACCAACCCTATTTATTAGGAACGGATTCAAGAGTTCCTGGCATTGTGATTCAGGCCAATTTAACCAGCCAAATTATCAGTGCAGCCTTGGACGGTCGTCCCATGATTAGAGTCTGGTCAAAGCAGCAAAAATGGTTATGGATTATTTTCTGGTCTTTTCTCGGCGCGATCGCCGCTGCTCACTTAGGAGAAATCAAGCCAATTTCCCTGAGAAGTTTTCGCTGGGAACTCTTCCCTATCCTCCTAGGAATTGGCAGTTTATTTGGTATTAGTTATAGTGCTTTTCTCTGGGGTTGGTGGCTGCCGGTGATTTCTCCGTTAACTGGATTCATTAGTGCCGCGATCGCCCTAATTGCCTATCAACATTATCAACTATCTCACCTCGCTTCAATAGATAGCCTGACTCAACTTGCTAATCGCGGTTACTTCGATCGCTATCTCAACTCTTTTTCTGATTCTTGCGGCAAAAAAGCGCATCTTGCTTTAATTCTTTGTGACGTAGATTGTTTTAAACTTTTTAATGACACCTACGGTCATCAAGCCGGGGATGATTGTTTGCGACAAGTCGCCAAAGCCATTACTCAAGCAGTCCGTCGCACAGATATCGTGGCTCGTTACGGAGGGGAAGAATTTGTAGTAATTCTACCAAATACCAACGCCGAAACAGCGGCGCAAGTTGCCGAAAGAATTCGCCTACAAGTTAGGAAATTAGAAATTCCTCACGCTCACAACAAAGCTTTTCAGTATGTCACCCTCAGTTGTGGCGTAGCCAGCACTTTAATTAATGCTGATTTTTCTCCCGCTGCTTTAATTAATACTGCCGACCAAGCCTTATATCAAGCCAAAGAACAAGGACGCGATCGGGTTTTATATGCCCTCAACTAA